The window GCGCGCGGCCGACAAAGTGATCGCCGGCATCGAGCTGCAGATCACCGGCGGTCTCGGCCCGCGGGAGAGCGCCCAACTGCGGGGGCTGCTCGACCGGGTGGCCGAGACGGTTCGCGAGGACTGAGCTGCGGCAGGCCCTGAAAGGACCAGCGCTCAGGCAGTTGGCCGCGATCAGGCGTTTGACATATGCCCAGGTGTCGTATTCTCACGGCGTGAGACACGATGATGACGGGCTGATCGCTGCCGACGCACTGGACCGGGTGACCTGGGCAATGCGGCGGGCGGAGTGGGCTGCCCAGGCCTGGAAGGATCAGCGGCTGCGACCGCTGGGTCTCGCGGCCGCGCAGTACACCCTGTTGATCAACGTCCATTCCGATCCAGGTCTGACCGGCGCGGAACTGGCCCGCCGCCTGAACGTCACCCCACAGGCAGTGGCCTCCCAGGTGACCCGCCTGGAGGAGCGCGGCCACCTGGAACGCCGACCGCACCCGCGCCACCGCCACGTGCAGGAACTGCATCTCACCGACGCCGGCCGCGAGATCCTGCGTGACGCCGATGCCGTGATCGTGGAAATCGAACGGCAGATCGCCGAGAAGCTCGGCCCCGAAAAGACCTCGCAGCTGAGGGCACTCCTCGATGAGGTCGCTGACGCGGTCCGGGCGCCTTGACCGGTCCCGTTTCCAAAGGGGAAGCGGGCCCGTGCCCGGCTGCGCCGCGCGCCGATCACCGCCCGTGCTGTTCCGCGCTTCCAGCGGCGCGTTCCGCCCCTGACCGAAGGAGAACCGGTGGGCGCCCCCACACTCGATTCCCTCGACCTCCAGATCATGCAAGCGCTGCAGCTCGACGGGCGCGCCCCGTTCAGCCGTATCGCCACCGTCCTCGGTGTCTCCGACCAGACCGTCGCCCGGCGGTACCGACGGCTGCGCAGCACCGTCAACGTGCGGGTGCTCGGCATGACGGACGAGAACCGCCTCGGCCGCCAGAGCTGGCTCGTACGCATGCACTGCACCCCGGATGTGGCGGAACAGCTCGCGGACGCACTCGCCAAGCGCCCTGACACGCTCTACGTGAATCTCATCTCCGGTGGCACCGAGGTCGTCTGCGGCATGAAACCACGCAGCCGCAAGGAGCGGGACGAACTGCTCTTCGACCGGCTCCAGCGCACCCCGCAGATCGTCACGGTGACCGCCCACTGCCTGCTGCACTCCTTCTACGGCGGCCCACTCGGCCGGCTGAACAAGGCCAACGCGCTCACCCCCGACCAGGAGGCCGCTCTGCGACTGCCGCCTCCGGGGTCGCCGGATGCGCCCGTCACTCTGGACGCGGCCGACAAGGCGCTGCTCGCGACGGTCCGCCGCGACGGCCGGGCCACCCTCACCGACCTGCAGAAAGCCACCGACCAGTCGGAGTCCGCGGTCAAGCGGCGGCTCGAAACCCTGCTCTCCACCGGCGTGCTGTACTTCGACGTGCAGTACGACCACGGGCCGCTCGGGCAGGACGTCGGCGCCATGCTCTGGCTCACCGTGGCACCCCACGCGCTCGCCGAGGTCGGCCGCAGCCTCGCCGCACACCCTGAGGTGCACTTCGCGTCCGCCACCACGGGCCAGGCCAACATCGTCGCCTCGGTCCACTTCCGGAGCCCCGACGAGCTGTACACCTACCTGAGCGAGAAGATCGGTGCCCTCAGCGGCATCCAAGCGGTGGAGTCGGCGCTCATCCTGCGCCAGATCAAGCAACTCAACTACGAACCGAACCGCTGACCCCGGCACGCGATCGCGCAGAGGTCGGCGTGTCGTGGTCCGGGACCCGCGGAAGTACGGGTCCCGGACCACGCGCGGGCGCCTTCCCGTCCCCACGGACGCGCCCCATACCGGTACCGGCCGCTCCATGCCCTCGCTGCGACCCGGTCCGGTACGTTCTGCGGCCCTGCTTCTCGGAAGGGCCCGCTGATCAGGTGGCCGGATCAGCTCTCCGGATGAGCCAGTTCCAGGTCGAGCTCACGGCCCGGCCCGTCCACGGCTATCGGCGCGGCAACCGGCGGATAGCCGCCGGCGATCACCGAGTAGTCGCCCGCGTCCAGGTCGGCGAAGGCATAGCC is drawn from Streptomyces liliifuscus and contains these coding sequences:
- a CDS encoding MarR family winged helix-turn-helix transcriptional regulator — encoded protein: MRHDDDGLIAADALDRVTWAMRRAEWAAQAWKDQRLRPLGLAAAQYTLLINVHSDPGLTGAELARRLNVTPQAVASQVTRLEERGHLERRPHPRHRHVQELHLTDAGREILRDADAVIVEIERQIAEKLGPEKTSQLRALLDEVADAVRAP
- a CDS encoding Lrp/AsnC family transcriptional regulator gives rise to the protein MGAPTLDSLDLQIMQALQLDGRAPFSRIATVLGVSDQTVARRYRRLRSTVNVRVLGMTDENRLGRQSWLVRMHCTPDVAEQLADALAKRPDTLYVNLISGGTEVVCGMKPRSRKERDELLFDRLQRTPQIVTVTAHCLLHSFYGGPLGRLNKANALTPDQEAALRLPPPGSPDAPVTLDAADKALLATVRRDGRATLTDLQKATDQSESAVKRRLETLLSTGVLYFDVQYDHGPLGQDVGAMLWLTVAPHALAEVGRSLAAHPEVHFASATTGQANIVASVHFRSPDELYTYLSEKIGALSGIQAVESALILRQIKQLNYEPNR